One part of the Anopheles coustani chromosome 2, idAnoCousDA_361_x.2, whole genome shotgun sequence genome encodes these proteins:
- the LOC131264864 gene encoding general odorant-binding protein 45-like has protein sequence MVGRSAAGFVTLALVVVGVMGVTCWAKHSFLQQSFDELVLECAELLSIAPSKMTSLRTGVLRNDNDTKCLVRCVGVSGRFWNDYTGMRMHLLGLYFNAASGDTANVNRTQACLDKLPSQAPRKDFCDLAFESFLCFYHNYGNLHRHRVFVPLDNMQLLHVTARCMEVHRITVEDLMSLTEDELDENLNVHCLVRCIGVQTGIYSDRYGVNLDLVYTQYGEGHDERKYKEDAQACLMRHTGTSCSPCRRAYNMLYKCFENVRNVITEFELPDSNED, from the coding sequence ATGGTGGGCCGGAGTGCTGCCGGATTCGTCACACTGGCACTGGTCGTGGTTGGTGTGATGGGTGTCACCTGCTGGGCGAAGCACAGCTTCCTTCAGCAGTCGTTCGACGAGCTGGTCCTGGAGTGTGCCGAACTGCTGTCAATCGCACCGTCAAAGATGACCTCGCTGCGCACCGGTGTGTTGCGGAACGACAACGACACCAAGTGCCTGGTAAGGTGCGTCGGAGTGAGTGGCCGCTTCTGGAACGACTACACCGGTATGCGGATGCATTTGTTAGGCCTCTACTTCAACGCCGCCAGCGGTGACACGGCGAACGTCAATCGGACACAAGCCTGCCTGGATAAGCTGCCTAGCCAAGCGCCTCGGAAGGATTTCTGCGATCTAGCGTTCGAGTCGTTTCTCTGCTTCTACCACAACTACGGCAACCTGCACCGGCATCGGGTTTTCGTGCCTCTGGACAACATGCAGCTGCTGCATGTCACCGCCCGGTGCATGGAGGTGCACCGCATCACGGTCGAGGACCTGATGAGTCTGACCGAGGACGAACTGGACGAGAACCTGAACGTGCACTGTCTGGTGCGCTGCATCGGTGTCCAGACCGGGATCTACTCCGATCGGTACGGCGTGAACCTGGATCTGGTCTACACGCAGTACGGTGAGGGGCACGACGAACGGAAGTACAAAGAGGATGCTCAAGCGTGCCTGATGCGGCACACCGGAACAAGTTGCAGTCCGTGTCGCAGGGcgtacaatatgctgtacaAATGTTTCGAAAATGTGCGCAACGTGATAACGGAGTTCGAGCTGCCCGACTCCAACGAGGATTAG